The Prunus persica cultivar Lovell chromosome G7, Prunus_persica_NCBIv2, whole genome shotgun sequence genome has a segment encoding these proteins:
- the LOC18771516 gene encoding AAA-ATPase At2g18193, with protein sequence MIFIVEQLMLFISTALGYLSTLLSPHPRQCHDLTLIIHQTNAPPNQVYEAAQLYLPTIDLINPSTRTIQVSKTPRQETVKLAIDSGEQIVDTFEDINLKWLYVVQTFPTGQVTRRFELTFHKKHKDKVLTSYLRHVVTRAEAIKKEEKILKLRSVNSPSRVDLEHPATFETIAMEPDQKTKIIKDLDRFVRRREFYKKVGKAWKRGYLLYGPPGTGKSSLIAAMANHLKFDVYELELDGICSDSQLKRVLLSTKNRSILVIEDIDCTVRDMQDRKSEQPTFTLSGLLNFMDGLWSSCGDERIIVFTTNHKDRLEPALLRPGRMDVHIHMSYCTPHAFRVLASNYLGIQDLNHHGLYGEITGLLESTEVTPAEVCEQLLKRDDDVDDDDADAALAGLVNFLKLKKLEETNNIDKPETQEGSQC encoded by the exons ATGATTTTCATCGTGGAACAACTCATGCTCTTCATTTCTACTGCCCTCGGTTACCTTTCTACACTTTTATCCCCTCATCCTCGCCAATGCCATGACCTTACTCTCATCATCCACCAGACCAACGCCCCACCCAACCAAGTCTACGAAGCGGCCCAACTCTACCTCCCCACCATTGACTTGATCAATCCCTCCACCAGAACCATCCAAGTCAGCAAAACGCCTCGCCAAGAAACCGTCAAGCTTGCCATCGACAGCGGTGAGCAGATCGTCGACACCTTTGAGGACATTAACCTCAAATGGCTCTACGTGGTCCAAACATTCCCGACCGGCCAGGTAACACGTCGCTTCGAGCTAACCTTCCACAAGAAACACAAAGACAAAGTCCTGACCTCCTACTTGCGCCATGTGGTCACTCGGGCTGAAGCCattaaaaaagaggaaaagattCTCAAACTTCGTAGCGTTAACTCACCATCACGAGTGGATCTGGAGCACCCAGCCACGTTCGAGACGATCGCCATGGAGCCCGACCAGAAGACAAAGATTATCAAGGACTTGGACAGATTTGTGAGAAGGAGGGAGTTTTATAAGAAGGTGGGGAAGGCCTGGAAAAGAGGCTACTTGTTGTATGGCCCTCCTGGCACTGGCAAGTCGAGCTTGATTGCAGCCATGGCTAATCATCTCAAGTTTGACGTGTATGAATTGGAGCTCGACGGTATTTGCAGTGACTCTCAGTTGAAGAGAGTGTTGCTATCCACTAAAAATCGTTCTATTTTGGTGATTGAGGATATTGATTGCACCGTCCGTGACATGCAAGACCGGAAATCGGAGCAGCCCACG TTCACACTCTCAGGCCTGCTAAACTTCATGGATGGTCTGTGGTCAAGCTGCGGTGACGAGAGAATTATTGTGTTCACAACAAATCACAAGGATCGGCTTGAGCCTGCACTGTTGCGTCCTGGTCGAATGGACGTCCACATTCACATGTCGTATTGCACTCCACATGCGTTTAGGGTCTTGGCCTCCAACTACCTTGGCATTCAAGACTTGAATCATCATGGCCTTTACGGAGAAATCACAGGCTTGCTAGAGAGCACAGAGGTCACCCCTGCTGAGGTCTGTGAGCAACTGTTGAAGAGAGATGATGATGTTGACGACGATGATGCTGATGCTGCTCTTGCTGGACTTGTCAACTTTCTCAAACTCAAGAAGCTTGAAGAGACTAATAATATTGATAAACCAGAAACTCAAGAAGGATCTCAATGTTAA